The DNA sequence GACTGGTCCATGCATTTCTGGAAGGTGGAGGAGCATCTGATTGCCCAAGGCGCAGTTCGGAAGGGGCGGCTGGGCGATGCGGAAGTGCTCGTCTGCGATGCGGAAAAACTCTGTGAGGAAGTGACCCGCATGCTCCGCATGAACCCGGATTTATTCTCCGATAACGAGCCGTTGGAGGCAGGCCGCTACAGCTGATTGTGGCGGCTGCCGCAAGCGTGGTAAAGTAAGAACAGAGTGAATATCTTGAAATGAAGATAATACGTGAAGAGGAGGCAGACTATGGTGAAGGTGTATCCATCGGCATCGCGCCAAGTGGTTGACTTGGGTTGGCTGCGGAGCAGGCCGAGCTTTTCATTCGGGCAGTATTTTGACCCTGACAACACGGCTTTTAGCGTGATGCGCGTATGCAATCATGATGAGATTAGCGGAGGCAGAGGCTTCGGTCCCCATCCGCACAGCGATATGGAGGTAGTGACGATCGTGCTGAGCGGGCAGATCAAGCACGAAGACAATCTGGGCAATGCGGTCGTGACGCCGGCGGGAGGCGTGCAAAGAATGACTGCCGGAACGGGGATTGTGCACGCAGAGTACAACGCTTCCGAAACCGAGGAGCTGAGTTTGCTTCAGCTGTGGTTCATGCCGCGCGAACGGGGGCTTGCGCCTTCCTTCGAATCCAAGCACTATGATCCGGACAAACTGACGAATGCTCTGCTGCCGGTCGTATCGTCGGAAGGATCGGAGCAAGTGGCGATGATTCACCAGGACATGACGATCTATTTAAGCAGGCTGGAGCCCGGCAAGCGGCTTGGCTTCAAGCAAGCGCCGGGACGCAGCGCATATCTTTACGTTATGGAGGGACAGCTGCTTGTGAACGGCACCGGGCTGGCTGAGGGAGACACGGCTCGCATAACGGACACCCCGGCGCTGGAGCTGGAAGCAAGCGGGCCGTCATTCTTAATGCTGATTGACTTGCCATAGGAGGGACTCGGAATGAAGGAGCAGTTTTTAGTCAAGCACGCGGTAGGCGGCAGGACGTTTATCGATTCCGACAAGTCGCCGCTGCATTACCAATACAAGCAGCAGGGCGATGAATGGCTGTTTGTTGTAGATATGCCAAGGAACGAAGCCGTGGAAGAAATACTGAGGTGGAAGGAAGAGCTCAATGTATTCCTGTTTCACAGCAATTCCGACCAGCCCACCAAGAAAACGTGGTTCTATGTCAAGGACGGACCGGTGGAGTATGTGGATGGCGCCGGACAACTGCGCATAACGGCTCAATCCCGGATCGAATACGTGCCTGACAGCTTCGGGTTCAAGAGCTAACGATCATTAGACGAAAGCGCCAGCTGTGGCCGAAAATAACGGGGAACGCATGGACCTGCCGTTCCATTAGCGCTGCAAGGAAGCAAGCCGACGAAAAATCCGCCAGGAGACTTTCGTCGGCTTTTGCTTTTTGCGTTCCGCTTGCTATGCTATTCAACTTAGGCAGTATGGGAACACCCGGCAATGTATGTCGCTGCCTCGCGGCAAACGGAAAATCCCGGGTCTTGCTTTGATGCGGTATAATAGAAGGATAAGAGTTGGAAATACCGGAAGACACTCTATTCCCATCATGGAGGAAGCAGCATGATTTCATTTCTCAAACCGTATCGCAAGGCGGCAGTCATAGCTTTGCTGCTTATGCTCGTGGAACTGGCCGTTGAGCTTTGGCACCCGTTGCTGTTGGCACATGTGATCAATGAAGGGATTTTAAAAGAAGATGTCGGGGCCATATGGAAGTGGGGCGGCATCATGGTGTTGCTTTCGCTTCTGGCTTTCGCTTCCGGCGTCATCAATTCATTTTTTGCCGCGCAGGTGAGCCAAGGATTCGGCTTCGATGTGCGGAAGCGGCTCTATGAACGAATGCAAGCCTATTCTTTGACCGCATTCGACCGCTTCTCCACCTCCAGCTTGATTACCAGAGTAACGAATGACGTCAACCAACTGCAAAATGTCATTTTCATGGGTCTGCGCATCATGATGCGCGCCCCTCTGCTGATGGTGGGCGGGTTCATCATGGCTCTGATGGTGAATGTGAAGCTGGCGCTCGTTCTTGTTGTCGTCACCCCGCTGCTGCTTGGCTTTCTCCTTTTCATGATGAATAAAGGGTTTTCCAGGTTTCGGCGTGTACAAGGACAGATGGATCGGACAAACGGCGTGCTGCGGGAAAATTTAATGGGCATGAGGCTGATCAAGGCATTCGTTCGGAGCCGTCATGAGAACGAGCGCTTCAAGTCGGAGAATAGTCAGTTGATGGAACGGACCGCTTCGGCCTTGAGACTGATCGAGACGACGATACCGGCATTGCTGCTCGTCATGAATCTGAGCATTTTGATTATCCTGTGGCAGGGCAGTTTTCAGACGGAAGCCAACATTGGCGAGGTAGTCGCCATCGTCAATTATGCGACACGCATGACAGGCGCCTTCTCTGTATTCTCCATGATCCTGTCTACATTGGCCAGGGCCAAGGCATCGGCCGGGCGGGTGCGCCAAGTGCTGGAGGCCGATGCTTCGGCGGAGGAGCAGAAGACGGGGGCCCAGTCATTCCCGATGCGCGGAAGACTGGAATTTGACCAAGTATCCTTTACTTATCCGGATCAGGCAGCGCCTGCGCTGGCGGACATTCAGCTCACCGTTGAGCCCGGTCAGACCGTTGCGGTGATGGGAGCGACCGGAGCGGGCAAATCGACCTTGTTCCAGCTTATTCCGCGGCTTTACGAGCCGGATGCGGGGATCATCCGGCTTGATGGCAAGCCCCTGTCCGACTGGTCGCTTGAATCGCTGCGCAAGCAAATCGGGTATGTGCCCCAGGAGTCGCTGCTGTTCACAGGCACTGTAGCGGACAATATACGTTGGGGCAAGGAAGAGGCGACAATCGACGACATCATCGAGGCGGCCAAGCATGCGCAAATTCACGAAACGATAAGCAAGCTGCCGCTGCAATACGACACCGTCGTCGGGCAAAAGGGCGTCAACCTGTCGGGCGGCCAGAAGCAGCGGTTGTCCATTGCTCGCGCGCTGGTTCGCAAGCCGAGGATCATCTTGCTGGATGACAGCACGAGCGCGCTTGATATCCAGACGGAACAGCGTCTGCTCCACGCGCTGAAGCCATATGACTGCACCATTCTGATGATCACGCAGAAGGTCAGCGCCGCGCAAAAGGCCGATCGCATCGTGCTGCTGGATGATGGACGAGTAGCGGCGCAGGGCACGCATGCAGAGCTGATGCGGCATTCTCCGCTGTACAGACAAATTGTGCATTCGCAGTACGGAGAGGAGGC is a window from the Xylanibacillus composti genome containing:
- a CDS encoding pirin family protein, with product MVKVYPSASRQVVDLGWLRSRPSFSFGQYFDPDNTAFSVMRVCNHDEISGGRGFGPHPHSDMEVVTIVLSGQIKHEDNLGNAVVTPAGGVQRMTAGTGIVHAEYNASETEELSLLQLWFMPRERGLAPSFESKHYDPDKLTNALLPVVSSEGSEQVAMIHQDMTIYLSRLEPGKRLGFKQAPGRSAYLYVMEGQLLVNGTGLAEGDTARITDTPALELEASGPSFLMLIDLP
- a CDS encoding ABC transporter ATP-binding protein, translating into MISFLKPYRKAAVIALLLMLVELAVELWHPLLLAHVINEGILKEDVGAIWKWGGIMVLLSLLAFASGVINSFFAAQVSQGFGFDVRKRLYERMQAYSLTAFDRFSTSSLITRVTNDVNQLQNVIFMGLRIMMRAPLLMVGGFIMALMVNVKLALVLVVVTPLLLGFLLFMMNKGFSRFRRVQGQMDRTNGVLRENLMGMRLIKAFVRSRHENERFKSENSQLMERTASALRLIETTIPALLLVMNLSILIILWQGSFQTEANIGEVVAIVNYATRMTGAFSVFSMILSTLARAKASAGRVRQVLEADASAEEQKTGAQSFPMRGRLEFDQVSFTYPDQAAPALADIQLTVEPGQTVAVMGATGAGKSTLFQLIPRLYEPDAGIIRLDGKPLSDWSLESLRKQIGYVPQESLLFTGTVADNIRWGKEEATIDDIIEAAKHAQIHETISKLPLQYDTVVGQKGVNLSGGQKQRLSIARALVRKPRIILLDDSTSALDIQTEQRLLHALKPYDCTILMITQKVSAAQKADRIVLLDDGRVAAQGTHAELMRHSPLYRQIVHSQYGEEATGTDV